Proteins from a genomic interval of Streptomyces sp. NBC_01445:
- a CDS encoding SCO1417 family MocR-like transcription factor, whose protein sequence is MAQWTSAVGAAQLARLLTSQQTRPPGPGSRRPPAYRALADGIRLLVLEGRVPVAARLPAERELAVSLAVSRTTVAAAYEALRGEGFLESRRGAGSWTAVPAGNPLPARGLEPLPPEALGSMIDLGTAALPAPEPWLTRAVQGALGELPPYAHTHGDYPAGLPALREMLAERYTARGIPTMPEQIMVTTGAMGAIDAICHLFAGRGERIAVESPSYANILQLMREEGARLVPVAMAEGLAGWDLDRWRQVLRDAAPRLAYVVADFHNPTGALADEDQRRQLVDAARSAGTVLVVDETMTELHFDQDLDMPRRVCAFDPAGSTVITVGSASKAFWAGMRIGWVRAAPDVIRSLVAARAYADLGTPVVEQLAVNWLLSTGGWEEAVQLRRSQARDNSTALVAALRRELPDWEFDVPVGGLTLWVRAGGLSGSRLAEVGERVGVRVPSGPRFGVDGAFEGYVRLPFTVSGAVADEAAVRLAAAARLVREGGASGAEPPRTLIA, encoded by the coding sequence ATGGCTCAGTGGACTTCGGCGGTCGGCGCGGCCCAGCTCGCCCGACTGCTCACCTCCCAGCAGACGCGCCCCCCGGGCCCCGGCAGCCGCCGCCCGCCCGCCTACCGCGCCCTCGCCGACGGCATCCGCCTCCTGGTCCTCGAAGGGCGTGTCCCCGTCGCGGCACGCCTGCCCGCCGAGCGCGAGCTCGCCGTCTCCCTGGCCGTCAGCCGCACGACCGTCGCCGCCGCCTACGAGGCGCTGCGCGGCGAGGGGTTCCTCGAATCTCGCAGGGGAGCGGGCAGCTGGACGGCCGTACCGGCCGGAAACCCGCTGCCCGCGCGCGGCCTGGAGCCCCTGCCGCCCGAGGCGCTCGGCTCGATGATCGACCTCGGCACCGCGGCCCTGCCCGCCCCCGAACCCTGGCTGACCCGCGCCGTCCAGGGCGCGCTCGGCGAACTCCCGCCCTACGCCCACACCCACGGCGACTACCCGGCGGGCCTGCCCGCCCTGCGCGAGATGCTCGCCGAGCGCTACACCGCCCGCGGTATCCCGACCATGCCCGAGCAGATCATGGTGACCACCGGCGCGATGGGCGCGATCGACGCGATCTGCCACCTGTTCGCGGGCCGTGGCGAGCGCATCGCCGTCGAGTCGCCCTCGTACGCCAACATCCTCCAGCTCATGCGCGAGGAGGGCGCCCGGCTCGTCCCGGTCGCCATGGCCGAGGGCCTCGCGGGATGGGATCTCGACCGCTGGCGGCAGGTCCTGCGCGACGCGGCGCCCCGCCTCGCCTACGTCGTCGCCGACTTCCACAACCCCACCGGGGCGCTCGCCGACGAGGACCAGCGCAGGCAGCTCGTCGACGCGGCGCGCTCGGCCGGCACGGTGCTCGTCGTCGACGAGACCATGACCGAGCTCCACTTCGACCAGGACCTGGACATGCCCCGCCGCGTCTGCGCGTTCGACCCGGCGGGCTCCACCGTCATCACGGTCGGCTCGGCGAGCAAGGCGTTCTGGGCGGGCATGCGCATCGGCTGGGTCCGGGCGGCGCCCGATGTGATCCGCAGCCTCGTGGCCGCGCGCGCCTACGCCGACCTCGGCACCCCGGTCGTGGAGCAGCTGGCCGTGAACTGGCTGCTCAGTACCGGCGGTTGGGAGGAGGCCGTTCAGCTGCGCCGCAGCCAGGCCCGGGACAACAGCACGGCGCTGGTCGCCGCGCTGCGCCGCGAGCTGCCCGACTGGGAGTTCGACGTGCCGGTCGGCGGTCTGACGCTGTGGGTGCGTGCCGGAGGCCTGTCGGGGTCGCGGCTCGCGGAGGTCGGCGAACGCGTCGGCGTACGGGTCCCCTCGGGTCCTCGCTTCGGGGTGGACGGCGCCTTCGAGGGCTACGTGCGGCTGCCGTTCACGGTCTCCGGGGCGGTCGCCGACGAGGCCGCGGTGCGGCTCGCGGCGGCGGCGCGGCTGGTGCGGGAGGGCGGAGCGTCCGGGGCGGAGCCACCGCGGACGCTCATCGCATAG
- a CDS encoding ankyrin repeat domain-containing protein produces the protein MSEVPDPEVVELATKIFDLARRGESEQLAVYVDAGVSPDLTNDRGDSLVMLAAYHGHAEAVRALLARGADADRANDRGQTPLAGAVFKGADDVIRALLDGGADPAAGTPSAVDTARMFGKAELLELFGTS, from the coding sequence ATGAGCGAAGTCCCCGACCCCGAGGTCGTGGAACTGGCTACCAAGATCTTTGATCTTGCGCGCCGGGGTGAGAGCGAACAGCTCGCTGTCTATGTCGACGCCGGCGTATCCCCGGACCTCACGAACGACCGTGGCGACTCCCTGGTGATGCTCGCCGCCTATCACGGGCACGCCGAGGCGGTCCGCGCGCTGCTCGCCCGCGGCGCCGACGCCGACCGAGCCAACGACCGGGGCCAGACCCCGCTCGCGGGCGCCGTCTTCAAGGGTGCGGACGACGTGATCCGGGCGCTGCTCGACGGCGGGGCCGACCCGGCGGCGGGAACTCCGTCGGCGGTCGACACGGCCCGCATGTTCGGCAAGGCGGAGCTTCTGGAGCTCTTCGGCACTTCCTGA
- a CDS encoding HEAT repeat domain-containing protein — MFDPVIAPSGTLLGLLQRGRGDGTLHALTAPRAEALAALNHCVLSDPRHDWQVENRSLYYARLYLDLHGELGEIERHLFDPDDVLNTDESRTGLALAVLGHLASYGRRDALELLRRYAAFGASWAWALDELALRDDDAGLRVLAAPILDRFPEDPEGDAELAAAVRDAYEPRPWRLWADDPREAIGARVRAAQERGSFDQWQRQMRPAGPRPGWSVRAVFDWAQEGLERGAVLYVPAARCLTAVAGPDDRAEIVQAALTGHDGARSTALRYLADNHDPDVLDLIEAAVESPSHAVVDAALDAFERMRTVASLERARRWAPRPDALGAAAGRMLACRGGAQDTEPVLAALREAVRGEGADAPTLWPLVDGAGRLGIASAAPVLRHVYRETASSHLRGHAARALAATDPSFAAGFAVECLWDCEESTREVAARHAETGDARVVDQLRRLAADPAEEAEVQTAVRSRIGPDATAL, encoded by the coding sequence ATGTTCGATCCGGTCATAGCGCCCAGCGGTACGCTGCTCGGCCTGCTGCAGAGGGGCCGCGGCGACGGCACCCTGCACGCGTTGACGGCGCCGCGCGCCGAAGCGCTCGCGGCTCTGAACCACTGTGTGCTGAGCGACCCCCGCCACGACTGGCAGGTGGAGAACCGCTCGCTCTACTACGCCCGTCTCTACCTCGACCTCCACGGAGAGCTGGGGGAGATCGAGCGTCACCTCTTCGACCCCGACGACGTCCTCAATACGGACGAGTCACGCACGGGCCTCGCGCTCGCGGTCCTCGGCCACCTCGCCTCGTACGGCAGGCGCGACGCCCTGGAGCTGCTGCGCCGCTACGCCGCCTTCGGGGCCAGCTGGGCCTGGGCGCTCGACGAGCTGGCCCTGCGCGACGACGACGCGGGGCTGCGCGTGCTCGCCGCCCCCATCCTCGACAGATTCCCCGAGGACCCCGAGGGCGACGCCGAACTCGCCGCCGCCGTGCGCGACGCCTATGAACCGCGCCCCTGGCGGCTGTGGGCCGACGACCCCAGGGAAGCCATCGGCGCCCGCGTGCGCGCCGCCCAGGAACGCGGCTCCTTCGACCAGTGGCAGCGCCAGATGCGCCCCGCCGGGCCACGCCCCGGCTGGAGCGTGCGGGCCGTCTTCGACTGGGCCCAGGAAGGCCTCGAACGCGGAGCCGTCCTGTACGTGCCCGCCGCGCGCTGCCTGACCGCCGTCGCCGGACCCGACGACAGGGCCGAGATCGTCCAGGCCGCGCTCACCGGGCACGACGGCGCCCGCAGCACGGCCCTGCGCTATCTCGCCGACAACCATGATCCCGACGTACTCGATCTGATCGAGGCCGCCGTGGAGAGCCCCTCGCACGCCGTGGTGGACGCCGCCCTCGACGCCTTCGAACGCATGCGGACGGTCGCCTCCCTGGAGCGCGCCCGCCGCTGGGCACCCAGGCCCGACGCCCTCGGTGCCGCCGCGGGACGCATGCTCGCCTGCCGCGGCGGAGCCCAGGACACCGAACCGGTCCTGGCCGCACTGCGCGAGGCGGTGCGCGGCGAAGGCGCCGACGCACCGACCTTGTGGCCCCTGGTCGACGGGGCGGGACGCCTCGGCATCGCCAGCGCCGCCCCCGTTCTGCGCCACGTCTACAGAGAGACCGCCTCGTCCCACCTGCGCGGCCACGCCGCCAGGGCCCTCGCCGCCACCGACCCCTCCTTCGCCGCAGGATTCGCCGTCGAATGCCTGTGGGACTGCGAGGAATCCACCCGCGAAGTCGCCGCGCGCCACGCGGAGACAGGCGACGCGCGCGTCGTGGACCAGCTCAGAAGACTCGCCGCCGACCCGGCCGAGGAGGCCGAGGTACAGACCGCGGTGCGCAGCAGAATAGGCCCGGACGCGACGGCTTTGTGA
- a CDS encoding glycosyltransferase family 4 protein — MRVVIVTESFPPDINGVAHCALQTARHLAARGHDPLVIAPATAPGPDTDTDAPCPVVRVPSLPLPGYPQVRVALPSRRVAAAVAAHGAELVHLASPFILGVRGMAAASRLRIPAVAVYQTDLAGYARTYMGAGEATAWRRIRSVHGAADRTLAPSSAAVHDLEVHGVPRVRLWPRGVDTVRFRPDLRDEALRRELAPNGELIVGYVGRLAPEKQVDLLAGACALDGVRVVVVGDGPSEPGLREALPGAVFLGRRTGAELARIFASLDIFAHTGPYETFCQTVQEAMASGVPVIAPAAGGPLDLVAHSRTGLLVAPGDPAAVRDAVWSLAADPLRRLAYGAAGRSAVEGRTWAAVGDQLVGHYEEVLDARTAVAA, encoded by the coding sequence ATGCGTGTCGTCATCGTCACCGAGTCCTTTCCCCCCGACATCAACGGTGTGGCTCACTGCGCCCTGCAGACCGCCCGGCACCTCGCCGCGCGCGGTCACGACCCCCTCGTCATCGCCCCGGCCACCGCGCCGGGCCCTGACACCGACACCGATGCCCCCTGCCCCGTCGTACGGGTGCCCTCTCTGCCGCTGCCGGGCTACCCGCAGGTCCGGGTGGCGCTGCCGAGCCGCCGGGTCGCGGCGGCCGTGGCCGCGCACGGCGCCGAACTCGTCCATCTGGCCAGCCCGTTCATCCTCGGCGTGCGCGGTATGGCCGCCGCCTCACGGCTGCGGATCCCCGCCGTCGCCGTCTACCAGACCGACCTCGCCGGTTACGCGCGTACGTACATGGGGGCAGGAGAGGCCACCGCGTGGCGGCGGATCCGCAGCGTCCACGGTGCCGCCGACCGCACACTCGCCCCGTCCAGCGCCGCCGTGCACGACCTGGAGGTGCACGGGGTGCCCCGCGTGCGGCTCTGGCCGCGAGGGGTGGACACCGTCCGCTTCCGGCCCGACCTGCGTGACGAAGCCCTGCGGCGCGAACTCGCGCCCAACGGCGAGCTGATCGTCGGCTACGTGGGCCGGCTCGCCCCCGAGAAGCAGGTCGACCTGCTGGCCGGCGCGTGCGCCCTCGACGGCGTGCGCGTGGTCGTCGTCGGCGACGGCCCCAGCGAGCCCGGCCTGCGCGAGGCGCTCCCCGGCGCCGTCTTCCTCGGCCGCCGCACCGGCGCCGAACTCGCCCGCATCTTCGCCTCGTTGGACATCTTCGCCCACACGGGCCCCTACGAGACGTTCTGCCAGACCGTGCAGGAGGCCATGGCCAGCGGCGTACCGGTGATCGCGCCCGCCGCCGGAGGGCCGCTGGACCTCGTCGCGCACAGCCGGACCGGGCTCCTCGTCGCACCCGGCGACCCGGCCGCCGTCCGCGACGCCGTCTGGTCGCTCGCCGCTGACCCGCTGCGTCGCCTCGCCTACGGGGCGGCCGGCCGCAGCGCGGTCGAAGGGCGGACCTGGGCGGCCGTCGGGGACCAACTCGTCGGCCACTACGAAGAGGTCCTCGACGCGCGGACGGCGGTGGCGGCATGA
- a CDS encoding glycosyltransferase, which yields MSGLRIVRLANFVAPSSGGLRTALRELGVGYRAAGHEPVLIVPGERAGEHDSTQGRVIRLPGTLLPGTGGYRVLTDRRRVTELLERLAPDRIEVSDRTTLRWTGEWARRARVPAVMVSHETADGVLRTWGLPEKVALRAADALNSRTAHAYARVVCTTEYAEREFIRIGARNVVRAPLGVDLERCHPSLRDPAVRERYARVGEVLLVMCSRLSVEKRPGTALDALAALRRRGTQAVLVVAGDGPLRARLEQQARARRLPVTFLGHVADRGHLAALQAAADVCLAPGPAETFGLAALEAMACGTPVVASASSALPEVVGPAGGVAQDTGEAFAVAVDELVARPRDERREAARARAECFGWGAAVDAFLQAHDAVRVTADAPRQATADVSLLGTADVPVRVTGWDAV from the coding sequence ATGAGCGGGCTGCGGATCGTACGCCTCGCCAACTTCGTCGCGCCCTCCTCGGGCGGACTGCGCACCGCCCTGCGGGAGTTGGGGGTCGGCTACCGCGCCGCCGGGCACGAGCCCGTACTGATCGTTCCGGGGGAGCGGGCCGGCGAGCACGACAGCACGCAGGGCCGCGTCATCAGGCTGCCGGGGACGCTGCTTCCCGGCACTGGCGGCTACCGCGTCCTCACCGACCGGCGGCGCGTGACCGAACTGCTCGAACGCCTCGCCCCCGACCGGATCGAGGTGTCCGACCGCACGACGCTGAGGTGGACGGGGGAGTGGGCGCGGCGCGCCCGGGTGCCCGCCGTGATGGTGTCCCACGAGACGGCCGACGGGGTCCTGCGGACCTGGGGCCTTCCCGAGAAAGTCGCCCTGCGCGCCGCCGACGCGCTCAACTCCCGCACCGCGCACGCCTACGCGCGCGTGGTGTGCACGACCGAGTACGCCGAACGCGAGTTCATCCGCATCGGGGCGCGCAACGTCGTACGCGCCCCGCTCGGCGTCGATCTGGAGCGGTGCCATCCGAGCCTGCGGGACCCGGCCGTGCGGGAGCGGTACGCGCGGGTGGGCGAGGTGCTGCTCGTCATGTGCTCGCGTCTCTCCGTGGAGAAGCGGCCCGGCACCGCTCTCGACGCACTGGCCGCGCTCCGTCGCCGCGGGACGCAGGCGGTGCTCGTCGTCGCCGGGGACGGGCCGTTGCGGGCCCGGCTCGAACAGCAGGCGCGCGCACGGAGGTTGCCGGTGACGTTCCTCGGGCACGTGGCCGACCGCGGGCATCTCGCGGCGTTGCAGGCCGCCGCCGACGTGTGTCTGGCGCCGGGTCCCGCGGAGACGTTCGGGCTCGCCGCGCTCGAGGCCATGGCCTGTGGCACTCCCGTCGTCGCCAGCGCGTCGTCGGCGCTGCCCGAGGTCGTGGGCCCCGCCGGGGGAGTCGCGCAGGACACCGGCGAGGCCTTCGCCGTCGCGGTCGACGAGCTCGTCGCGCGGCCCAGGGACGAACGCCGGGAGGCGGCACGCGCGCGTGCGGAGTGCTTCGGGTGGGGGGCCGCGGTGGACGCCTTCCTGCAGGCGCATGACGCGGTACGGGTGACGGCCGACGCGCCGCGCCAGGCGACCGCCGACGTGTCTCTCCTGGGGACGGCCGACGTCCCTGTACGGGTGACCGGGTGGGATGCCGTATGA
- a CDS encoding SGNH/GDSL hydrolase family protein, with the protein MSAVLRFVALGDSLTEGLGDPVGDGWRGWAVLLSAGLAPDGMPVEFHNFAASGAQTHDVLARQMPEALALRPDIASVLVGVNDTLRRTFDIHAVAARLDHVYAAFTEQGAVLLTACLPDPGTMLGLPGLLGRPLARRQQAVNSVVHALSERYGAVHLHAAEGAWVADRAMWSADRLHPGERGHRMLAARFHALLEADGLAQGTSPSQQPERPAPTRSASLLWLATAGTGWVARRCTDLLPQLLTLAADELRHRARGTSARLDLRASSSVVSALAALAAVEQADAA; encoded by the coding sequence ATGAGCGCGGTCCTGCGGTTCGTCGCCCTCGGTGACTCCCTCACCGAAGGGCTCGGCGACCCGGTCGGCGACGGCTGGCGCGGCTGGGCCGTGCTGCTCTCCGCCGGGCTTGCCCCGGACGGCATGCCCGTGGAGTTCCACAACTTCGCGGCGAGCGGCGCCCAGACGCATGACGTCCTTGCCCGCCAGATGCCGGAGGCGCTCGCTCTGCGGCCCGACATCGCCTCCGTCCTGGTCGGCGTGAACGACACCCTGCGCCGCACGTTCGACATCCACGCCGTGGCCGCCCGCCTGGACCATGTGTACGCGGCGTTCACGGAGCAGGGCGCGGTCCTGCTCACGGCGTGTCTGCCCGACCCCGGCACCATGCTGGGGCTGCCCGGTCTGCTCGGCCGCCCTCTCGCGAGGCGCCAGCAGGCGGTGAACTCGGTCGTCCACGCTCTGTCCGAGCGCTACGGCGCCGTGCATCTACACGCGGCCGAGGGGGCATGGGTCGCCGACCGCGCCATGTGGAGCGCGGACCGGCTGCACCCCGGCGAACGGGGGCACCGGATGCTCGCCGCGCGGTTCCACGCCCTGCTCGAGGCCGACGGGCTCGCCCAGGGCACGTCGCCGTCGCAGCAGCCCGAACGGCCCGCGCCCACGCGCTCGGCGAGCCTGTTGTGGCTCGCCACGGCGGGCACGGGCTGGGTCGCACGGCGGTGCACCGACCTGCTCCCCCAGCTCCTCACCCTCGCCGCGGACGAACTGCGCCACCGGGCCCGCGGCACCAGTGCCCGCCTCGACCTGCGGGCGTCCAGCTCGGTGGTCTCGGCACTCGCGGCGCTGGCGGCCGTGGAACAGGCGGACGCGGCGTGA
- a CDS encoding biotin-dependent carboxyltransferase family protein: MTDRAMAVVRAGALTTVQDEGRPGHAHLGVPHSGALDLPAARLANRLVGNPHGAAVLETTLNGCAVQPRCDVTVAVVGAPCAVTVDGRPVAWGAPVRVPAGALLDLGPALCGVRSYAAFAGGVAVEPVLGSRSTDLLSGLGPAPLADGTVLPLGTVSSTHARVDVAPQPGPPRELVLRISLGPRADWFTAASLRTLTTRAYRVSSASNRIGLRTEGPPLLRASEGELPSEGMVLGAVQVPPDGRPVVFLADHPTTGGYPVVAVVRQADLPAAAQATPGTPVRFVLAAGR; the protein is encoded by the coding sequence GTGACGGACCGCGCCATGGCCGTCGTCCGGGCCGGAGCGCTGACCACCGTGCAGGACGAGGGCCGACCCGGGCACGCGCATCTCGGGGTGCCGCACTCCGGTGCGCTCGACCTCCCGGCGGCCCGCCTCGCCAACCGGCTCGTCGGCAACCCGCACGGGGCCGCCGTCCTGGAGACCACCCTCAACGGATGTGCCGTACAGCCGCGTTGTGATGTGACGGTGGCCGTGGTGGGCGCGCCGTGCGCGGTGACGGTGGACGGGCGTCCGGTCGCCTGGGGCGCGCCGGTACGGGTCCCGGCCGGGGCGCTCCTCGACCTCGGACCCGCGCTCTGCGGAGTACGCAGTTACGCGGCGTTCGCCGGTGGGGTGGCCGTCGAGCCGGTCCTCGGCAGCCGGTCGACCGACCTGCTCTCCGGGCTCGGCCCCGCCCCCCTCGCGGACGGCACGGTGCTCCCCCTGGGCACGGTGTCGTCGACGCACGCGCGCGTGGACGTGGCCCCGCAGCCGGGGCCGCCCCGCGAACTGGTGCTGCGGATCTCGCTCGGGCCGCGCGCGGACTGGTTCACGGCGGCGTCCCTGCGCACGCTGACCACGCGCGCGTACCGCGTGTCGTCGGCGAGCAACCGCATCGGCCTGCGCACGGAGGGCCCGCCTCTGCTCAGGGCGTCGGAGGGTGAACTCCCCAGTGAGGGAATGGTCCTGGGGGCCGTACAGGTACCGCCGGACGGCAGGCCGGTCGTGTTCCTCGCCGACCACCCGACAACGGGCGGCTATCCCGTGGTCGCCGTCGTACGCCAGGCGGACCTGCCCGCCGCGGCACAGGCGACCCCTGGCACACCGGTCCGTTTTGTCCTGGCGGCGGGCCGCTGA
- a CDS encoding 5-oxoprolinase subunit B family protein: MRALPVGDRALLVEVSGGEEAAALHAELLRRRAAGELRVREIVPAARTVLLDGLDEPAGRLAAQLPHWKLPPLPPRGDDAVHIPVRYDGPDLADVAALWGVDVEEVPRIHAEAEFRVAFCGFAPGFGYLTGLPARYDVPRRTTPRTSVPAGSVALAGPYTGVYPRSSPGGWQLIGTTDTVLWDHARVPAALLTPGTRVRFVPEVAA, translated from the coding sequence ATGAGGGCCCTTCCGGTCGGCGACCGGGCGCTGCTCGTCGAGGTCTCCGGAGGCGAGGAGGCCGCGGCGCTCCACGCCGAGCTGCTGCGCCGCCGCGCCGCGGGCGAGCTGCGCGTACGCGAGATCGTACCCGCGGCCCGCACGGTCCTCCTCGACGGCCTCGACGAACCCGCGGGCCGGCTCGCGGCGCAGCTGCCCCACTGGAAGCTCCCTCCGCTGCCTCCGCGCGGGGACGACGCCGTGCACATCCCCGTCCGCTACGACGGTCCCGACCTGGCGGATGTGGCCGCGCTGTGGGGCGTTGACGTCGAGGAGGTGCCGCGCATCCACGCGGAGGCCGAATTCCGGGTGGCCTTCTGCGGGTTCGCGCCCGGCTTCGGCTATCTGACGGGTCTGCCGGCCCGCTACGACGTGCCGCGCCGGACGACGCCGCGCACGTCCGTGCCCGCGGGCTCCGTGGCGCTCGCGGGGCCTTACACGGGTGTGTACCCGCGCTCGTCGCCCGGCGGCTGGCAGCTGATCGGGACGACGGACACCGTGCTGTGGGACCACGCGCGCGTACCCGCCGCGCTGCTCACCCCGGGCACCCGGGTCCGTTTCGTGCCGGAGGTGGCCGCGTGA
- a CDS encoding LamB/YcsF family protein: MTSLTAQAPPAAVTIDLNADLGEGFGRWRLTDDEQLLSVVTSANVACGFHAGDAATMRRVCALAAERGVRVGAQVSYRDLAGFGRRAMDVPPDELAAEVAYQIGALEVFTRAAGTRVAYVKPHGALYNRVVHDEEQARAVVDGVRLADDTLPVLGLPGSHLLKVADESGLPLVTEAFADRAYTARGTLVPRGSEGAVVTDPESVVERSVGLARFGTVTSHDGERISVRARSLCLHGDTPGAVDLARRVRAQLESAGVRLEAFA; the protein is encoded by the coding sequence ATGACCTCACTGACCGCGCAGGCCCCACCCGCGGCCGTGACCATCGACCTGAACGCCGACCTCGGCGAGGGCTTCGGCCGCTGGCGCCTCACCGACGACGAGCAGCTCCTGTCCGTCGTCACGAGCGCCAACGTGGCCTGCGGCTTCCACGCCGGGGACGCGGCGACGATGCGCCGCGTTTGCGCCCTCGCGGCCGAGCGCGGTGTCCGGGTCGGCGCCCAGGTCTCGTACCGGGATCTGGCGGGGTTCGGGCGGCGCGCCATGGACGTGCCGCCCGACGAGCTGGCGGCCGAAGTGGCGTACCAGATCGGCGCCTTGGAGGTCTTCACGCGCGCGGCGGGCACGCGCGTGGCCTACGTCAAGCCGCACGGAGCGCTCTACAACCGTGTCGTCCACGACGAGGAACAGGCCCGCGCGGTCGTCGACGGCGTCCGACTCGCGGATGACACCCTGCCCGTCCTCGGGCTGCCCGGGTCACATCTCCTGAAGGTGGCCGACGAGTCCGGACTGCCCCTGGTGACCGAGGCGTTCGCGGACCGGGCCTACACCGCGCGGGGCACACTCGTGCCCCGCGGCAGCGAGGGCGCCGTGGTGACGGACCCCGAGTCCGTGGTCGAGCGGTCCGTCGGCCTGGCCCGCTTCGGAACGGTCACCTCGCACGACGGCGAGCGGATCTCCGTACGCGCGCGGTCCCTGTGCCTGCATGGGGACACCCCGGGCGCGGTGGACCTCGCCCGACGGGTGCGGGCGCAGCTGGAGTCGGCGGGAGTCCGGTTGGAGGCCTTCGCATGA
- a CDS encoding putative hydro-lyase, with amino-acid sequence MNRTQDRATESVTPDSLPTRTEVVDSHAHAWSPAEARARIRAGASGPTAGWSRGHTQANLISVPADWAYEMLLFCQRNPKPCPVLDVTDAGAWTTPLAPGADLRTDLPRYRVWEHGELTDEPTDVVGHWRDDLVSFLIGCSFTFEWALSEAGVPMRHIEQGLNVAMYTTSRQCRPAGRLQGPMVVSMRPVPPEHLAAAIRESALLPAVHGSPVHCGEPSGLGIEDLGRPDFGDPVAAQQGDIPVFWACGVTPQAAVMASRPPFAITHAPGRMFLTDARDEKYRVA; translated from the coding sequence GTGAACCGCACGCAGGACCGCGCCACGGAGTCCGTCACTCCCGACTCGCTCCCGACCCGCACGGAAGTCGTCGACAGCCACGCGCACGCGTGGAGCCCGGCCGAGGCCCGCGCCCGCATCCGTGCCGGCGCCTCGGGGCCGACCGCGGGCTGGTCGCGCGGCCACACGCAGGCCAACCTCATCTCGGTCCCCGCCGACTGGGCCTACGAGATGCTGCTGTTCTGCCAGCGCAACCCCAAGCCCTGTCCCGTACTGGACGTCACGGACGCGGGAGCCTGGACCACCCCGCTGGCTCCCGGCGCCGATCTGCGCACCGACCTGCCGCGCTACCGGGTGTGGGAGCACGGCGAACTGACCGACGAGCCGACGGACGTCGTCGGCCACTGGCGCGACGACCTCGTGTCGTTCCTCATCGGGTGCAGCTTCACTTTCGAGTGGGCTCTGTCCGAGGCGGGTGTGCCGATGCGCCACATCGAACAGGGCCTCAACGTCGCGATGTACACGACCAGCCGCCAGTGCCGGCCCGCCGGGCGGCTCCAGGGGCCGATGGTGGTGTCGATGCGCCCGGTCCCGCCGGAGCATCTCGCGGCGGCGATCCGGGAGAGCGCGCTGCTGCCCGCCGTCCATGGCAGCCCGGTGCACTGCGGTGAGCCGTCCGGGCTCGGCATCGAGGATCTCGGGCGGCCGGACTTCGGCGATCCCGTGGCCGCGCAGCAGGGCGACATCCCGGTGTTCTGGGCGTGCGGCGTCACTCCACAGGCCGCGGTGATGGCCTCCCGGCCGCCGTTCGCCATCACGCACGCGCCCGGCCGGATGTTCCTGACCGACGCACGCGACGAGAAGTACCGCGTCGCCTGA